One stretch of Halobaculum marinum DNA includes these proteins:
- a CDS encoding thiolase C-terminal domain-containing protein — MTDAYIVGAGQSSFGSFPEETYRTLFREAYEAAAPADLDPGDVDEAFVGTLGVGGRQIGLAGPVVTEHVGLHGVPCTRVENACAASGYALRQAVMAVESGMADLVLAGGVEVMTDTSAEATKYWLGVSGETEWERMAGTTFSGVYAQMADAYLREYDAPRRAMSEVAAKNHANGAKNPKAHLGFECSVDDAEAASVVADPLTLYHCCPTTDGAAAVFVASEEVAASFDDRVRVAGVGAASDRVGLFQRDTYTAVEASERAGETAYDAAGVADPRTDLDFAEVHDCFAIAELLAYEDLGFCDRGEAAALVGDGVTAIDGDLPVNTSGGLKSKGHPIGATGAGQAVEAFDQLTGNAGDRQLDDPERGLTHNVGGSGGAAVVHVFEAEGVSGA; from the coding sequence ATGACAGACGCGTACATCGTGGGCGCGGGCCAGTCGTCGTTCGGCTCGTTCCCCGAGGAGACGTACCGGACGCTGTTCCGGGAGGCGTACGAGGCGGCCGCGCCCGCCGACCTCGACCCGGGAGACGTGGACGAGGCGTTCGTGGGAACGCTCGGCGTCGGCGGGCGACAGATCGGTCTCGCCGGCCCCGTAGTCACGGAGCACGTCGGCCTCCACGGCGTCCCCTGCACGCGCGTGGAGAACGCGTGTGCCGCCTCTGGCTACGCGCTCCGGCAGGCCGTGATGGCCGTGGAGTCGGGGATGGCCGACCTCGTGCTCGCGGGCGGCGTCGAGGTGATGACCGACACCTCCGCGGAGGCGACGAAGTACTGGCTCGGCGTCTCCGGCGAGACGGAGTGGGAGCGCATGGCCGGAACGACGTTCTCGGGCGTGTACGCCCAGATGGCCGACGCGTACCTCCGCGAGTACGACGCCCCGCGGCGCGCGATGTCGGAGGTCGCCGCGAAGAACCACGCCAACGGGGCGAAGAACCCGAAGGCACACCTCGGCTTCGAGTGCTCCGTCGACGACGCCGAGGCGGCCAGCGTCGTCGCCGACCCGCTCACGCTGTACCACTGCTGTCCGACCACCGACGGCGCCGCCGCCGTGTTCGTCGCCAGCGAGGAGGTCGCCGCCTCCTTCGACGACCGCGTCCGCGTCGCGGGCGTGGGCGCCGCCTCCGACCGCGTGGGCCTGTTCCAGCGCGACACCTACACCGCGGTCGAGGCGAGCGAGCGGGCGGGCGAGACGGCGTACGACGCCGCGGGCGTCGCCGACCCCAGAACCGACCTCGACTTCGCGGAGGTGCACGACTGCTTCGCCATCGCCGAACTCCTGGCGTACGAGGACCTCGGCTTCTGCGACCGCGGCGAGGCGGCGGCGCTCGTCGGCGACGGCGTCACCGCCATCGACGGCGACCTCCCGGTGAACACCTCCGGCGGGCTGAAGTCGAAGGGGCACCCGATCGGTGCGACTGGCGCCGGCCAGGCAGTCGAGGCGTTCGACCAACTGACCGGGAACGCGGGCGACCGCCAACTCGACGACCCCGAACGGGGCCTGACGCACAACGTCGGGGGCTCCGGCGGCGCCGCCGTGGTTCACGTGTTCGAGGCCGAGGGGGTGAGCGGCGCGTGA